A segment of the Natrinema salaciae genome:
GACTCCATGATCGGCACCAACCGAATGGAACGCACTTACCGTCAAAGGGACACCACCTAAAGTCGTTGGAGGGGGCTCGATCACCGGTGCTCGAGACGGTCGCCTCGAATCAGCCCTCGAGGACTTCGTAGGAGACGTCGGCGTCCCGCAGCGCGTCGGTGACCCGACCGACGGCGTCGGTCGTCGCGACGGCGGTGACCTCGAGGCCGTGGTTCGCGGCGTCGGCTGCGACGTCGCCGACGGCGAAGGTGATGTCGGGGTCGGTACCCGCCTGCCGACAGGCGACGACGGCCTCGACGCCGGCGGCGACCACGAGCTCGGCCTCGTCACAGGCGTCGGTGACGGTTCCGTCGTCGATCGCTCGGCTCCCGCCGGTTCGGATCGACGGGACCTGCAGGACGGTGACGGAGCCGGGCGCGAGGTCCATGACGCCCTCGAAGCTGGTGACGCCGACGTCGGTCCCGGCTTCGGCATCGGTCGTCGCGATCCCGGTCGCGGGACCCTCGCTTCCCGGCGTAGCGTGGAGAAGTCCGTCGTTCACCGTCAGCGAGACGGTCTCGCCCTCCTCGATCGCCTCGGTGGCGATGTAGGCGTCCTCGCTCATCGCACCCAGGACGTCCCCGGTGACGTGGTCCGCGAATCGGCGGACGTCGTCGGCCGCCCGGAAGAGCCAGTCGACGCCCTCGCGGGTGACGCGATACCGCGACCGGCCTTCCTTCTCGACGAGGCCGTCGTCGACGAGTTCGCGGATGTATTCGCTGACCGCCTGGCTCGTTACGCCGACTTCCTCGGCGATCTCCCCCTGGCTGACCGCGGGCTGGCGCTCGGCGATCTGGACGAGGATCCGAAATCGCGTCGCGGCCCGCTTGTTGTCGAGGACGTCGACCATATGGCTAGCCTTTTCGCGAGCGGTGCAAAAAGGTACGCGATGCTCGATCGTCCGTCGCAGCCGTCGAACCTTTTGTCGGCCGTCGTCGCAGTCGAACCGACGAACGGGTTCGAGGCGTCAAATTGATAGCGGGAGA
Coding sequences within it:
- a CDS encoding DUF7839 domain-containing protein; its protein translation is MVDVLDNKRAATRFRILVQIAERQPAVSQGEIAEEVGVTSQAVSEYIRELVDDGLVEKEGRSRYRVTREGVDWLFRAADDVRRFADHVTGDVLGAMSEDAYIATEAIEEGETVSLTVNDGLLHATPGSEGPATGIATTDAEAGTDVGVTSFEGVMDLAPGSVTVLQVPSIRTGGSRAIDDGTVTDACDEAELVVAAGVEAVVACRQAGTDPDITFAVGDVAADAANHGLEVTAVATTDAVGRVTDALRDADVSYEVLEG